Proteins encoded in a region of the Sphingomonas sp. OV641 genome:
- a CDS encoding replicative DNA helicase has translation MATLAFPHPAPAEPLQLPRNVEAEAALLGAMMIDNRLADDVVDRLDPAHFFEPVHGRIFAAIKTLRTNDMLATPVTLRPMFEADEGMRELGGPAYLAQLTGSGAGLIGARQFAQQIYDLAMLRSLVTVGRTLVDRAMDTSEEVNPRAQIELAEEELFKVAADGTTENAIKSFAQATKVALKMAETALNSGGKVSGITTGFDTVNARIGGMHRSDLMILAGRPGMGKTSLATNIAFNAAQRWMMDMKAGIAPSESIGAKVAFFSLEMSADQLATRILAEQSRITSEKLRRGDISRAEFHQLAAAAADLESLPLFIDDTGGLSISALHTRVRRLQRRHNNEIGLVIVDYLQLLSGSGKSSDGNRVQEISEISRGLKTLAKDLHVPVLALSQLSRAVEQREDKRPQLSDLRESGSIEQDADMVWFVFREDYYVAAKEPKRPTEGDAAKIFEDHAQWASDMERVFGLAELIIAKQRHGATGKVTMKFDPAVTRFSDYAGY, from the coding sequence ATGGCGACTCTGGCTTTCCCCCATCCGGCCCCGGCCGAACCCCTTCAGCTGCCGCGCAATGTCGAGGCCGAGGCCGCGCTGCTCGGCGCGATGATGATCGACAACCGGCTGGCCGACGATGTCGTCGACCGGCTCGACCCGGCGCATTTCTTTGAACCGGTGCACGGCCGCATCTTCGCCGCGATCAAGACGCTGCGCACCAACGACATGCTGGCCACGCCGGTCACGCTGCGCCCGATGTTCGAGGCGGACGAGGGGATGCGCGAGCTTGGCGGCCCAGCCTATCTTGCCCAGCTGACGGGCTCGGGCGCGGGGTTGATCGGCGCACGGCAATTCGCACAGCAGATCTATGATCTCGCCATGCTCCGCTCGCTCGTCACCGTCGGGCGCACGCTGGTCGATCGCGCGATGGACACGTCGGAGGAGGTGAATCCGCGCGCCCAGATCGAGCTTGCCGAGGAAGAATTGTTCAAGGTCGCCGCTGACGGCACGACCGAGAATGCCATCAAGAGCTTCGCGCAGGCGACCAAGGTTGCGCTGAAGATGGCAGAAACGGCGCTCAATTCCGGCGGCAAGGTTTCGGGCATCACCACCGGGTTCGATACGGTGAACGCCCGGATCGGCGGCATGCACCGCTCGGACTTGATGATCCTCGCCGGCCGTCCCGGCATGGGCAAGACCTCGCTCGCCACCAACATCGCGTTCAACGCCGCGCAGCGCTGGATGATGGACATGAAGGCGGGCATCGCGCCCAGCGAGTCGATCGGCGCAAAGGTCGCCTTCTTCAGCCTCGAAATGTCCGCCGATCAGCTGGCCACGCGTATCCTGGCGGAGCAGTCACGCATCACGTCGGAAAAGCTGCGCCGCGGCGACATCAGCCGGGCCGAGTTTCACCAGCTTGCGGCGGCGGCGGCGGATCTCGAAAGCCTGCCGCTTTTCATCGACGACACCGGCGGCCTTTCGATCAGCGCGCTGCACACCCGCGTGCGCCGGCTGCAGCGTCGGCACAATAATGAAATTGGCCTGGTTATCGTTGATTACCTTCAGCTCCTCAGCGGCAGTGGCAAGTCGAGCGACGGCAATCGCGTGCAGGAAATCTCCGAAATCAGCCGCGGTCTGAAGACACTGGCGAAGGATCTGCACGTCCCCGTGCTTGCGCTCTCCCAGCTCAGCCGTGCGGTGGAGCAGCGCGAAGACAAGCGCCCGCAGCTCTCCGACCTTCGTGAATCCGGCTCGATCGAGCAGGACGCCGACATGGTCTGGTTCGTGTTCCGCGAAGATTATTACGTCGCCGCCAAGGAGCCCAAGCGACCGACGGAGGGCGATGCGGCCAAGATCTTCGAGGATCACGCCCAATGGGCCAGCGACATGGAGCGCGTGTTCGGCCTGGCCGAGCTGATCATCGCCAAGCAGCGCCACGGCGCGACTGGCAAGGTGACGATGAAGTTCGATCCCGCCGTGACGCGCTTCAGCGACTACGCGGGCTATTGA
- a CDS encoding acyl-CoA dehydrogenase family protein — protein sequence MTAFARTDEQRMLAETLDASLGAGDADWEAAVTATGLDSLGVPAEEEGLGTDLRDAAVVAAAFGRANVVLPWAEHWVATRLGARGAGAPRADSPAAVLALANSEDKRRWAEDALTVLHCAEIVGLGRSMLRDAALFSKERKQFGVAIASFQALRHRMADMAMILEQADAITAIAITAFDSDDQARARAVSAARVVCDDAARLLGEGAVQIHGAMGLTAELRLGGYFRRARLLAQGDGTARAHLRRYAA from the coding sequence TTGACCGCCTTTGCACGAACCGACGAACAGCGGATGCTGGCCGAGACGCTGGACGCGTCGCTTGGGGCCGGCGACGCTGATTGGGAAGCAGCGGTCACGGCTACCGGGCTCGACTCGCTTGGCGTGCCGGCGGAAGAAGAGGGATTGGGCACCGACCTGCGCGACGCGGCGGTGGTCGCGGCGGCGTTCGGCCGTGCCAACGTCGTCTTGCCCTGGGCGGAGCATTGGGTGGCAACCCGGCTCGGCGCGCGCGGCGCTGGTGCGCCGCGTGCGGACAGCCCGGCGGCGGTGCTTGCCCTGGCGAACAGCGAGGACAAGCGCCGCTGGGCGGAGGACGCGCTGACGGTGCTGCATTGTGCGGAAATCGTGGGCCTCGGCCGGTCGATGCTGCGCGACGCGGCCTTGTTCTCCAAGGAGCGCAAGCAGTTCGGCGTGGCGATCGCCTCGTTCCAGGCCTTGCGCCATCGCATGGCCGACATGGCAATGATCCTGGAACAGGCGGATGCGATCACTGCCATCGCGATCACCGCGTTCGACAGCGACGATCAGGCCCGGGCACGTGCTGTTTCGGCGGCCCGCGTGGTGTGTGACGATGCCGCGCGCCTGCTGGGGGAGGGCGCGGTGCAGATCCACGGTGCCATGGGGCTCACCGCCGAATTGCGCCTCGGCGGGTACTTCCGCCGTGCCCGCCTGCTCGCGCAGGGGGATGGAACGGCAAGGGCGCATCTCCGCCGCTACGCTGCCTGA
- a CDS encoding cytidine deaminase, whose protein sequence is MSDEAKHLIALARVAAGNAHAPYSGFGVGAAVLLTDGSVVQGANFENASYGLSLCAETVALATANAQGRLADVVAIGVVGGMIRDGAIAGEDVVRPCGRCRQVINEAAQIGGRDIRVHCAGAQGDAVTSYLLSQLLPDAFGPADLGIGAKRG, encoded by the coding sequence ATGAGCGACGAAGCCAAGCATCTGATCGCGCTGGCGCGGGTGGCGGCGGGCAACGCCCATGCGCCTTATTCCGGCTTCGGCGTAGGAGCCGCGGTGCTGCTGACCGATGGATCGGTGGTGCAGGGCGCGAATTTCGAGAATGCGAGCTACGGTCTGTCGCTTTGCGCCGAGACGGTCGCGCTGGCGACGGCGAACGCGCAGGGCCGGCTGGCCGACGTTGTTGCGATCGGCGTCGTCGGCGGCATGATCCGTGACGGCGCGATCGCCGGCGAGGACGTAGTGCGCCCCTGCGGCCGGTGCCGGCAGGTGATCAACGAAGCAGCGCAAATCGGCGGCCGCGACATCCGCGTTCATTGTGCGGGTGCGCAAGGTGACGCCGTGACGAGCTACCTCCTCTCCCAGCTTCTGCCCGACGCCTTCGGGCCGGCCGACCTGGGGATCGGGGCCAAGCGCGGCTGA
- a CDS encoding porin, translating to MRHHLRIAGLMLGTAMLPLPAQAQTVQELQRQIDELKAQLQELIALQRASAASAPAAETETAPTRSAAAPVVSAPTQARAVADSTPAAAGQAGTTAPAQQSAQVSASPEPLTPTAPPASAPVALADAPAADMRAWYQRISLRGYTQLRLNEIIAGDATVPDGQSRLRSPHDSGITDQGNFTFRRIRLVLSGDISDDVSFYFQPDFANSVSNQSNDESREGFVQLRDAYVDWFPGGDHRFRLRFGQSKVPFGWENLQSSSSRLTLDRSDGINSAIPSERDIGVVGYFTPRAVQRVWDRLEEDGQKLFGNYGAFGVAVYNGQGINRRERNNGLMTVAMATWPFALDGLGGGFTGQVLEIGGAAMRNRVQPEVRTGGVSDTSFKDERVGIHAILYPQPFGFQAEWNWGRGPEFDPITGTIETRDLNGGYVQGMARVRNSVLGPFMPYVRWQRYRGGWKASTNAPRLETNELELGIEFQPIEPLELTIAYADMTRREPDERRIGRAEGQLIRTQLQWNY from the coding sequence ATGAGGCATCACCTGCGGATCGCGGGGCTGATGCTCGGAACGGCGATGCTGCCGCTTCCGGCACAGGCACAGACGGTGCAGGAATTGCAGCGGCAGATCGATGAACTGAAGGCGCAGCTTCAGGAACTGATCGCCCTTCAACGCGCCAGTGCCGCCAGCGCCCCGGCGGCCGAGACGGAAACGGCACCGACCCGCTCGGCGGCGGCTCCGGTCGTCAGCGCGCCGACGCAGGCGCGAGCCGTGGCGGACAGCACGCCGGCGGCGGCCGGACAGGCCGGAACCACCGCGCCGGCACAGCAATCCGCGCAGGTCAGCGCGTCGCCGGAGCCTCTCACCCCGACCGCCCCGCCCGCTTCGGCGCCCGTCGCGCTGGCCGATGCGCCGGCCGCGGACATGCGCGCCTGGTATCAGCGCATCAGCCTGCGCGGATATACGCAGCTGCGCCTCAACGAAATCATCGCCGGGGATGCGACCGTGCCGGACGGCCAATCACGCCTGCGCAGCCCCCACGACAGCGGCATTACCGACCAGGGTAATTTCACCTTCCGCCGCATCCGGCTGGTCCTGTCGGGCGATATCTCCGACGATGTTTCCTTCTACTTCCAGCCGGATTTCGCCAATTCGGTCAGCAACCAATCCAATGACGAGAGCCGCGAAGGCTTCGTTCAGCTGCGCGACGCTTATGTGGATTGGTTTCCAGGCGGCGATCACCGGTTCCGCCTGCGCTTCGGCCAGTCCAAGGTGCCGTTCGGCTGGGAAAATCTGCAATCATCGTCCAGTCGACTGACGCTGGACCGGTCCGACGGGATCAACAGCGCCATTCCGTCCGAACGCGACATCGGCGTCGTCGGCTATTTCACGCCGCGTGCCGTGCAGCGGGTCTGGGATCGGCTGGAGGAGGATGGGCAAAAGCTGTTCGGCAATTATGGCGCGTTCGGTGTCGCCGTCTACAATGGCCAGGGCATCAATCGCCGCGAGCGCAACAACGGCCTGATGACGGTGGCGATGGCGACCTGGCCATTCGCGCTGGACGGCCTTGGCGGGGGCTTCACGGGGCAGGTTCTGGAAATTGGCGGCGCGGCGATGCGCAATCGCGTGCAGCCGGAGGTGCGGACCGGCGGGGTGAGCGATACGAGCTTCAAGGACGAGCGCGTGGGCATTCACGCCATCCTTTATCCCCAGCCGTTCGGCTTTCAGGCGGAATGGAATTGGGGCCGCGGGCCCGAGTTCGACCCAATTACCGGAACGATCGAGACCCGCGATCTGAACGGCGGCTATGTGCAGGGCATGGCGCGGGTGCGAAACAGCGTGCTGGGCCCGTTCATGCCCTATGTCCGCTGGCAACGTTACCGTGGCGGGTGGAAAGCGAGCACCAATGCGCCGCGCCTGGAAACGAACGAGCTGGAGCTGGGCATCGAGTTCCAGCCGATCGAGCCGCTGGAGCTGACCATCGCTTATGCCGACATGACGCGAAGGGAGCCGGACGAGCGGCGCATCGGGCGTGCGGAAGGGCAGCTCATCCGGACACAATTACAGTGGAATTATTGA
- a CDS encoding UPF0262 family protein: MPDPRIIDIELDERTILWRSADIEQERRIAIFDLIEGNHFAPQKQHPDGYAGPYRLALSVEEGRLVMQIKREDGTLLEAHILGMGRFRRPIRDYFAICDSYYQAIRQATPQQIETIDMARRGVHNEAAELLMERLQGKIDLDFDTARRLFTLICVLHIKG; encoded by the coding sequence ATGCCCGATCCGCGGATCATCGACATCGAATTGGACGAGCGCACTATTTTGTGGCGCTCTGCCGATATCGAGCAGGAGCGCCGGATCGCGATCTTCGACCTGATCGAGGGCAATCACTTCGCGCCGCAGAAGCAACATCCCGACGGCTATGCCGGGCCGTACCGGCTGGCGCTGTCCGTTGAAGAGGGGCGGCTGGTCATGCAGATCAAGCGCGAGGACGGCACCCTTCTGGAGGCGCATATCCTTGGCATGGGCCGGTTTCGCCGGCCGATCCGCGATTATTTCGCCATCTGCGACAGCTATTATCAGGCGATCCGGCAGGCGACGCCGCAGCAGATCGAGACGATCGACATGGCCCGGCGCGGCGTTCACAACGAAGCGGCCGAGCTGCTGATGGAGCGGCTGCAGGGCAAAATCGATCTCGACTTCGACACGGCGCGGCGGCTCTTCACGCTGATCTGCGTCCTTCATATCAAGGGTTGA
- a CDS encoding acyl-CoA dehydrogenase family protein encodes MRPPARRRTVIGMESLNSAEAHTFREEVRQFLSEKLTPELRRGARRGTSVFLHPDVADTWQRILHQQGWAAPDWPVEYGGTGWNEIQRYIWAEEYARAHAPGLSPMGLKMVAPVIMHYGSPEQKAALLPRILSGEDRWCQGYSEPGSGSDLASLKLRAVRDGDHYVLNGSKIWTTHAHFANRMFCLVRTSTEGRPQTGITFLLLEMNTPGITVSPIHTLAGEHEFNQVFFDDVRVPVSGRLGEENDGWTVAKHLLTFERSGRYAPGLAAFLDMVREAAQATGWLEHEGNRERLAREAIAVDALRAIELAGLEGGGPADAVRPSMLKVLGTETSQRIDLLALEIAADWDGPVEDAPDAIAIAMPKYLNNRAASIYAGSNEIQRDLIARVVVDQAV; translated from the coding sequence GTGCGCCCGCCAGCGCGGCGGCGCACGGTGATCGGCATGGAGAGCCTGAATAGCGCAGAAGCGCACACCTTTCGTGAGGAGGTGCGCCAGTTCCTGTCGGAAAAGCTGACGCCGGAATTGCGGCGCGGCGCACGGCGGGGCACCAGCGTGTTCCTGCATCCCGATGTTGCCGACACATGGCAGCGCATCCTTCACCAGCAGGGCTGGGCCGCACCGGACTGGCCGGTCGAATATGGCGGCACCGGATGGAATGAGATCCAGCGCTATATCTGGGCGGAGGAATATGCCCGTGCCCATGCGCCGGGCCTGTCGCCCATGGGGCTGAAGATGGTCGCGCCGGTCATCATGCATTATGGCTCGCCCGAGCAGAAGGCGGCGCTGCTGCCGCGCATCCTTTCCGGCGAGGATCGCTGGTGCCAGGGCTATTCGGAACCGGGCTCCGGATCCGACCTCGCCTCGCTGAAGCTGCGCGCGGTGCGCGACGGCGATCATTACGTGCTGAACGGCTCCAAGATCTGGACCACCCACGCGCATTTCGCCAACCGCATGTTCTGCCTGGTGCGGACCAGTACGGAAGGCCGGCCGCAGACGGGGATCACCTTCCTGCTGCTCGAAATGAACACGCCGGGCATCACCGTCTCTCCGATCCATACCCTGGCCGGCGAGCACGAGTTCAACCAGGTGTTCTTCGACGACGTGCGCGTGCCGGTGAGCGGCCGGCTGGGCGAGGAGAATGACGGCTGGACGGTGGCCAAGCACCTGCTCACCTTTGAGCGGTCCGGCCGTTATGCGCCGGGGCTTGCCGCCTTTCTCGACATGGTGCGCGAGGCGGCGCAGGCGACCGGATGGCTGGAGCATGAGGGCAATCGCGAGCGGCTGGCGCGCGAGGCCATTGCCGTCGACGCGCTGCGCGCGATCGAACTGGCCGGCCTGGAAGGCGGCGGGCCGGCGGATGCGGTGCGCCCGTCCATGCTGAAGGTGCTGGGCACCGAAACGTCGCAGCGGATCGACCTGCTGGCGCTGGAAATCGCCGCCGATTGGGACGGCCCGGTCGAGGATGCGCCGGACGCGATCGCCATTGCCATGCCCAAATATCTGAACAACCGCGCCGCCAGCATCTATGCCGGATCGAACGAGATCCAGCGCGACCTGATCGCGCGCGTCGTGGTGGATCAGGCAGTCTAG
- a CDS encoding SDR family oxidoreductase, giving the protein MSEEFAGKHVFVAGASSGINLEIAHGFARAGAKVTVLSRSADKIEAAAAGIRETGAEAIGISCDVRDYEGLEAAYAQATAKFGSVDVLVSGAAGNFLAPAVKLSANAFKTVVDIDLLGTFNVFRASYDHLTKPGASLIAITAGQAVHPSAFQIHACAAKAGVNMVTKCLALEWGPAGIRVNAISPGPIGDTEGMKRLGGDPAREAQIKGRLALRDYGTKADVSEAALWLSSPAAKYVTGTILNVDGGNDLGDASANALG; this is encoded by the coding sequence ATGAGCGAAGAGTTCGCAGGGAAGCATGTGTTCGTCGCCGGTGCGTCGAGCGGCATCAATCTGGAAATCGCCCATGGCTTCGCGCGCGCCGGCGCGAAGGTCACGGTGTTGAGCCGCAGCGCCGACAAGATCGAGGCTGCCGCGGCCGGGATCCGCGAAACCGGCGCCGAGGCGATCGGCATTTCCTGTGACGTGCGCGACTATGAAGGATTGGAGGCGGCCTATGCCCAGGCGACCGCCAAGTTCGGCTCGGTCGATGTGCTGGTGTCGGGCGCTGCCGGCAACTTTCTGGCGCCGGCGGTGAAGCTGTCGGCCAATGCGTTCAAGACGGTGGTCGACATCGACCTGCTCGGGACGTTCAACGTCTTCCGCGCCAGCTACGATCACCTCACCAAGCCGGGCGCCTCGCTGATCGCGATCACTGCGGGCCAGGCGGTGCATCCGTCGGCGTTCCAGATCCATGCCTGCGCTGCGAAGGCGGGCGTGAACATGGTCACCAAGTGCCTGGCGCTCGAATGGGGCCCCGCCGGCATTCGCGTCAACGCCATCTCGCCCGGCCCGATCGGCGATACCGAGGGCATGAAGCGGCTGGGCGGCGATCCGGCGCGCGAGGCTCAGATCAAGGGGCGCCTGGCGCTCCGCGACTATGGCACCAAGGCGGATGTCTCCGAAGCCGCGCTGTGGCTGTCCAGCCCAGCCGCCAAATATGTCACCGGCACGATCCTGAACGTGGATGGCGGCAACGATTTGGGGGATGCCAGCGCCAACGCGCTCGGCTGA
- a CDS encoding helix-turn-helix transcriptional regulator yields MHSIKPTALSWDDVDALADEVVAAGQRAGLPFVAAQSDLGDAAPMADRNGQAYAARMPWQPSSACYWQNRSLALRSTFLHAARIFAEPIWYQDGQLGSWRATSALEAIDCSHVKQEFGFSAALIAPVHLAGGQVGTVLWVAVEPIDMAAVFARDAERMFALAFRFLAAHTELTTRRARTPPGQLSAREAQCVRWAAAGKTNAEIGTILSLSVSTVRFHLRNAAEKLGATTRARMIQIATGHGFLGPHA; encoded by the coding sequence ATGCATTCTATCAAGCCGACAGCCCTGTCATGGGACGATGTCGACGCCCTGGCCGATGAAGTGGTTGCAGCCGGCCAGCGCGCCGGCCTGCCCTTCGTGGCGGCGCAAAGCGACCTCGGCGACGCGGCGCCGATGGCGGACCGCAATGGCCAGGCCTATGCCGCGCGCATGCCGTGGCAGCCTTCCAGCGCATGCTATTGGCAGAACCGCAGCCTGGCGCTGCGATCCACCTTTCTTCATGCCGCGCGCATCTTTGCCGAACCGATCTGGTATCAGGACGGCCAGCTTGGATCGTGGCGGGCGACCAGTGCGCTCGAGGCGATCGATTGCTCGCATGTGAAGCAGGAGTTCGGGTTCAGCGCGGCCCTGATCGCGCCGGTGCACCTGGCGGGCGGCCAGGTGGGCACGGTGCTGTGGGTGGCGGTGGAGCCGATCGACATGGCGGCGGTGTTCGCGCGCGATGCCGAGCGGATGTTCGCCCTCGCCTTTCGCTTCCTTGCCGCCCATACCGAGCTGACCACCCGCCGCGCCCGCACGCCGCCGGGTCAGCTCTCCGCGCGCGAGGCTCAATGCGTGCGCTGGGCGGCGGCCGGAAAGACCAACGCGGAGATTGGCACGATCCTGTCGCTGTCGGTGTCAACGGTTCGCTTCCATCTGCGCAACGCGGCGGAAAAGCTCGGCGCGACGACGCGGGCGCGAATGATCCAGATTGCGACCGGGCACGGCTTCCTGGGCCCGCACGCCTGA
- a CDS encoding GH25 family lysozyme, translating to MRRFLLIFAVLAVVGAFAWREAVRWRPASEKFAVQGVDVGEANGAVEWKVVAGGGADFAYAIATYGARRRDARFEENWQNMAGAGLRRGAVHIWSLCEPGIDQANAFNTMVPRDDAALPAAIDFHYAEGCTNRPERQVLIEEVKRAADLIEAHTGKPVLLRVSRDFEKDYELADALPRPIWAMGNFFMPDYAARPWRMWRASDVRRIDGIMGPVNWNVAAS from the coding sequence GTGAGGCGTTTCCTCCTGATCTTTGCCGTGCTTGCCGTGGTGGGCGCGTTCGCCTGGCGCGAAGCGGTGCGCTGGCGTCCGGCGAGCGAGAAGTTCGCCGTGCAGGGCGTGGACGTTGGCGAAGCGAATGGCGCAGTCGAATGGAAGGTGGTGGCCGGCGGCGGGGCCGACTTTGCCTATGCCATCGCCACCTATGGCGCGCGGCGCCGTGATGCGCGGTTCGAGGAAAACTGGCAGAACATGGCGGGGGCCGGGCTGCGGCGCGGTGCGGTGCATATATGGTCACTGTGCGAGCCGGGCATCGACCAGGCCAACGCCTTCAACACCATGGTGCCGCGCGATGACGCTGCCCTGCCCGCGGCAATCGACTTCCACTATGCCGAAGGCTGCACCAACCGGCCCGAGCGGCAGGTGCTGATCGAAGAGGTGAAGCGCGCCGCCGACCTGATCGAAGCGCATACCGGCAAGCCGGTGCTGCTGCGGGTATCGCGCGATTTCGAGAAGGATTACGAGTTGGCCGATGCCCTGCCCCGCCCGATCTGGGCCATGGGCAACTTCTTCATGCCCGATTATGCCGCGCGGCCGTGGCGCATGTGGCGGGCGAGCGACGTGCGGCGGATCGACGGGATCATGGGGCCGGTGAACTGGAACGTAGCAGCATCATGA